A single window of Eucalyptus grandis isolate ANBG69807.140 chromosome 1, ASM1654582v1, whole genome shotgun sequence DNA harbors:
- the LOC104434674 gene encoding heat shock protein 90-6, mitochondrial, with product MHRLSSRRSVSALLRLRGPAAGCRTSAAAAAVANTATENDVRGGPYPAVSRGWCNIAGPSHSLNLKSSLLSGRRYESTAAANDASPPPSAEKYEYQAEVSRLMDLIVNSLYSNKEVFLRELISNASDALDKLRFLSVTEPQLLKDAAADLDIRIQTDKDNGIISITDTGIGMTRQELVDCLGTIAQSGTAKFLKAVKESKESGSDSNLIGQFGVGFYSAFLVAERVVVSTKSPKSDKQYVWEGEANSSSYSIREETDPDKLIPRGTRLTLYLKNDDKGFAHPERIQKLVTNYSQFVSFPIYTWQEKGYTKEVEVDEDPAEAKQEGEDDKAERKKKTKKVIEKYWDWELTNETQPIWLRNPREVSTEEYNEFYRKTFNEYLDPLASSHFTTEGEVEFRSILYVPAASSMGKDDLANPKTKNIRLYVKRVFISDDFDGELFPRYLSFVKGVVDSNDLPLNVSREILQESRIVRIMRKRLVRKAFDMILGISLSENREDYEKFWDNYGKYLKLGCIEDRENHKRIGPLLRFFSSQSEHDMISLDEYVENMKPEQKDIYYVAADSVTSAKNAPFLEKLLEKDLEVLLLVDPIDEVAIQNLKSYKEKNFVDISKEDLDLGDKDEEKEKVTKQEFGQTCDWMKKRLGDKVASVQISNRLSSSPCVLVSGKFGWSANMERLMKAQTVGDPSSLEFMRSRRVFEINPDHPIIKNLNAACMNSPDAEDALRAIDLLYDAALVSSGFTPDDPAQLGGKIYEMMGMALSGKWLSAPEVQSTPGGSQTPGTLEAEIVEPVEAADSQK from the exons ATGCACAGGCTCTCCTCGAGGCGCTCCGTCTCGgccctcctccgcctccgcggCCCCGCCGCCGGCTGCcgcacctccgccgccgccgccgccgttgccaaTACG GCGACGGAGAATGATGTCAGAGGCGGTCCGTATCCTGCGGTGTCCAGGGGGTGGTGCAACATTGCCGGGCCTTCGCACTCGTTGAACTTGAAAAGCTCTTTGCTTTCTGGCAGGAGGTATGAATCGACCGCGGCGGCGAACGATGCGTCTCCTCCGCCATCGGCCGAGAAATACGAGTATCAAGCAGAG GTTAGTCGTCTTATGGACCTCATTGTGAACAGCTTATACAGCAACAAGGAGGTGTTTCTTCGGGAGCTCATTAG CAATGCAAGTGATGCCTTGGACAAGTTGAGATTCCTTAGTGTTACTGAGCCACAACTTTTGAAAGATGCGGCAGCGGATCTTGATATCCGTATTCAGACTGATAAAGATAATGGAATCATATCAATCAC TGATACAGGTATTGGGATGACTAGACAAGAGCTGGTTGACTGTCTTGGAACAATTGCTCAAAGTGGAACAGCAAAATTCTTGAAGGCAGTAAAG GAGAGTAAAGAGTCTGGTTCTGACAGCAATTTAATCGGTCAATTTGGTGTGGGATTTTATTCCGCCTTTCTGGTTGCCGAAAGG GTGGTTGTCTCAACAAAGAGTCCAAAATCCGATAAGCAATATGTGTGGGAAGGAGAGGCTAACTCCAGTTCCTATTCCATTCGGGAGGAAACTGATCCGGACAAGCTTATTCCACGGGGAACTCGCCTGACCTTGTATCTCAAG AATGATGATAAAGGTTTTGCACATCCAGAGCGGATACAGAAGTTAGTGACGAACTACTCGCAGTTCGTTTCTTTCCCGATCTATACTTGGCAGGAAAAGGGATATACTAAAGAG GTGGAGGTTGATGAGGATCCTGCTGAAGCCAAGCAGGAGGGCGAAGATGACAAAGCTGAG aggaagaagaaaacaaagaaagttaTTGAAAAATACTGGGACTGGGAGCTGACCAATGAGACACAACCTATATGG CTTCGGAACCCCAGAGAAGTTTCCACCGAGGAGTACAATGAGTTCTACAGGAAAACATTTAATGAGTACTTGGATCCATTAGCATCTTCACATTTTACAACTGAG GGAGAAGTTGAGTTTAGGTCTATCCTTTATGTGCCAGCTGCCTCATCTATGGGAAAGGATGACCTAGCAAATCCAAAGACCAAAAATATAAGGCTCTATGTTAAAAGAGTCTTCATATCAGATGACTTCGATGGGGAACTG TTTCCTCGTTATCTAagctttgtcaaaggtgttGTGGATTCCAATGATCTTCCACTCAATGTCTCAAGAGAGATTCTTCAAGAAAGTCGCATT GTCCGAATAATGAGGAAGCGTTTGGTAAGGAAGGCCTTTGACATGATTCTGGGCATATCACTGAGTGAAAACCGAGAG GATTATGAGAAGTTTTGGGACAACTATGGTAAATACCTGAAACTTGGATGCATTGAAGATCGTGAAAACCACAAAAGGATTGGACCATTGTTAAGGTTTTTCTCCTCGCAAAGTGAGCATGACATGATCAGCTTGGATGAGTACGTGGAGAACATGAAACCTGAGCAGAAGGATATTTATTATGTCGCAGCAGACAGTGTGACTAGTGCTAAGAATGCACCTTTCCTGGAGAAACTTCTTGAGAAGGATCTTGAA GTTTTGCTCCTGGTTGATCCCATCGATGAAGTTGCTATTCAGAATTTGAAATCCTACAAGGAGAAGAATTTTGTTGATATCAGCAAGGAGGACTTGGATTTAG GTGACAAAGACGAGGAAAAGGAGAAGGTGACGAAGCAGGAGTTTGGGCAAACCTGTGATTGGATGAAAAAGCGACTGGGTGACAAGGTGGCTAGTGTTCAAATCTCAAACCGACTCAGCTCATCGCCTTGTGTTCTTGTATCTGGAAAGTTTGGCTGGTCTGCTAATATGGAGAG GTTAATGAAGGCGCAGACTGTTGGCGATCCCTCCAGCCTGGAGTTCATGAGAAGCAGAAGAGTGTTCGAGATCAATCCAGATCACCCAATCATTAAGAACCTAAAT GCTGCCTGCATGAATAGCCCTGATGCTGAAGACGCATTGAGGGCAATTGATCTTTTGTATGATGCAGCATTAGTCTCCAGTGGTTTTACT CCTGACGATCCGGCGCAACTCGGGGGTAAGATATATGAGATGATGGGCATGGCTCTTTCTGGCAAGTGGTTATCTGCGCCGGAGGTTCAGTCCACACCAGGTGGATCTCAAACTCCAGGGACATTAGAGGCCGAGATAGTCGAACCGGTGGAAGCAGCAGACAGTCAGAAATGA